In Deltaproteobacteria bacterium, the following proteins share a genomic window:
- the folK gene encoding 2-amino-4-hydroxy-6-hydroxymethyldihydropteridine diphosphokinase, with translation MVRRMTFRPGHDSPDAPWHGRESNRYLVALGSNLGDRMAQLRGAIDAVNKELGPVITVAPFFETAPIGAADQPFINTAIVVHSDIPPDDALDILLGIERTLGRVRQVRWGNRTVDLDILLWQARDDQGRWQARARSTPTLTIPHPEMLRRAFVMVPAAAIAGDWCLPGSEVSLAVRCEHSAFYLAPLPAAVTAASCFEASCE, from the coding sequence ATGGTGCGCCGCATGACGTTTAGACCTGGACATGATTCCCCTGACGCTCCGTGGCATGGCCGTGAGAGCAACCGCTATCTGGTCGCCCTCGGCAGTAATCTCGGTGATCGCATGGCCCAATTACGCGGCGCCATAGATGCTGTCAACAAAGAGCTGGGGCCAGTCATCACTGTGGCCCCATTTTTCGAGACGGCTCCCATCGGTGCCGCTGATCAGCCGTTCATTAACACGGCAATAGTCGTCCACAGTGACATCCCGCCAGATGACGCCCTAGATATACTCCTGGGCATTGAGCGGACGCTCGGTCGCGTCCGTCAGGTCCGGTGGGGTAATCGCACCGTCGATCTCGACATCTTGCTGTGGCAAGCGCGCGACGACCAGGGCCGCTGGCAAGCGCGCGCGCGCAGTACCCCCACCCTAACCATTCCCCACCCCGAGATGCTAAGGCGCGCTTTTGTCATGGTACCGGCAGCAGCCATCGCTGGTGATTGGTGCTTACCTGGGAGTGAGGTGTCACTTGCAGTGCGCTGTGAGCACAGCGCGTTTTACTTGGCACCACTGCCAGCAGCAGTGACAGCAGCAAGCTGTTTTGAGGCAAGCTGCGAATAA